From Nicotiana tabacum cultivar K326 chromosome 20, ASM71507v2, whole genome shotgun sequence, one genomic window encodes:
- the LOC107809292 gene encoding uncharacterized protein LOC107809292 has product MEGLKVDKWGYEVKTNSDSCISSINSYYHQVLSYGRERSVILEAPKQDPNCVLANILAAHYLSSADSSRAMPLLEAAKSYLEQASLYEKVVFDAINCLISPNRDDDVAVELHFKLLKDFPRDLVSLKRAQVLCFYMGCPDLSLKLVEQVLSVNKQESYIYGMLAFSLLELGRYTDAEEAANKGFEIDSEDAWTHHALCHVYQYKCRFKEAVQFMEKCSRTWSSLSSFMYTHNWWHVALCYLEGHSPMEKVRDVYDQNIWKELERSDASPAEVYLNAVGLLLRVYVRGGINVFGDRLKILADCLTNKAFWHLEWHLDVLVVWALSCTGEVSKAEELLEGLKSRISNMTKKKQQHMQRAMLLAEALFEYGKGENERALEFLDETFDAINYKIIGASDEQLDVFNEVWITMLLNSGQATKAIQAIEKLLKKREGTPFLWRLLEKSYSMSRKQEAIDAGKKAQALEAAYFN; this is encoded by the exons ATGGAAGGATTAAAAGTAGATAAATGGGGTTATGAAGTAAAGACCAATTCTGATTCTTGCATATCTTCCATTAATTCTTATTATCATCAG GTACTTAGTTATGGAAGAGAGAGGTCAGTAATATTAGAAGCACCAAAACAAGACCCAAATTGTGTTTTGGCTAATATTTTAGCTGCTCATTATCTTTCCTCTGCTGATTCTTCACGTGCTATGCCTCTTCTTGAAGCTGCTAAGTCTTATCTT GAACAAGCTAGCTTGTATGAGAAGGTAGTTTTTGATGCAATCAATTGTTTGATTTCACCAAATAGAGATGATGATGTTGCTGTTGAACTACACTTTAAG CTGCTTAAGGATTTCCCAAGAGATCTGGTCTCTCTTAAAAGGGCTCAAGTGCTTTGTTTCTACATGGGTTGCCCTGATTTGTCTCTGAAACTTGTTGAGCAG GTCCTATCAGTAAATAAACAAGAAAGTTACATTTATGGCATGCTCGCTTTTTCCCTATTAGAACTTGGTCGATACACAGATGCAGAAGAAGCTGCAAACAAAGGCTTTGAGATTGATAGTGAAGATGCCTGGACACATCATGCT CTCTGTCATGTTTATCAGTACAAGTGTCGTTTTAAAGAAGCAGTACAATTTATGGAGAAGTGCTCAAGAACCTGGAGTTCTTTGTCATCTTTTAT GTATACACACAATTGGTGGCACGTCGCACTTTGTTATTTGGAAGGTCATTCTCCCATGGAAAAAGTAAGAGATGTGTATGACCAGAACATCTGGAAAGAGTTGGAAAGAAGTGATGCCTCTCCAGCTGAA GTGTACTTGAATGCTGTTGGTTTGCTACTCCGGGTATATGTACGAGGTGGGATTAATGTCTTTGGGGATCGTTTGAAGATCCTAGCTGATTGTCTCACAAATAAA GCTTTCTGGCATCTTGAATGGCACCTGGATGTATTGGTGGTGTGGGCCCTATCTTGTACAGGCGAAGTTTCTAAAGCGGAAGAGTTACTCGAGGGTTTGAAATCCAG AATTTCCAACATGACCAAGAAAAAACAACAACATATGCAGCGAGCAATGCTG CTTGCAGAAGCTCTATTTGAATATGGCAAGGGTGAAAATGAACGCGCGTTAGAATTTCTTGACGAGACATTTGATGCTATTAACTACAAG ATTATTGGAGCATCAGACGAACAGCTTGATGTTTTCAATGAAGTTTGGATCACTATGTTGTTAAACAGTGGTCAAGCTACAAAAG CTATTCAGGCGATAGAGAAGCTGCTAAAGAAGAGGGAAGGAACCCCGTTCTTATGGCGCCTCCTG GAAAAAAGTTATTCAATGTCAAGAAAGCAGGAAGCAATAGATGCAGGCAAAAAAGCTCAGGCATTGGAAGCGGCATACTTCAATTAA
- the LOC107762257 gene encoding LEAF RUST 10 DISEASE-RESISTANCE LOCUS RECEPTOR-LIKE PROTEIN KINASE-like 1.5, which produces MSFLPFLSILFFLVSNKTAAAHICSKPSTEAEILCPPFTSFPPFPFSSSPGCGHPSFQIQCSPSHALISVNNFTFSLLHFELNSSTLLLSPQESEFKNCSFSRSISISGSPFKVSDSSCSRLSVLKPCPPPNLPNCSHCPMQCKLIKNPLSLLHECGSRHHFDSDERCQSDILGFLDDFLKMGIEVEYDEDQDSYFSSCKTCRANNGACGFNSSHPKKPFLCFPLSQVRYSPPLIRQKSANHVVMLSMLFLLVCFLVVFSIGTFIFRSRKKGSGSEEDPTIIYLRRHRSASLLPPVFPYEELENSTNHFDPKRKLGDGGFGSVYLGNLEDGRLVAVKHLHKHSPAGAKAFSTKSFCNEILILSSINHPSLVKLHGYCSDPRGLLLVYDYVPNGTLADHLHGNKNLYKKGCLTWSLRVDIALQIAMAIEYLHFSVVPPIVHRDITSTNIFVEKDMRVKVGDFGLSRLLVCTDATVASGDSTGEVWTGPQGTPGYLDPDYHKSFRLNEKSDIYSFGVVLLELITGMKAVDQKREKREMALADMVVSRIQMGLLQQVVDPVLVVDGEAMEGVGAVAELAFRCVAADKDDRPDSRDVVAELRRIRGRARGVGSGGGGGILRTSNSSNMVVPDGLGLIN; this is translated from the coding sequence ATGTCATTTTTACCATTTTTGTCTATCTTGTTTTTTCTTGTTAGCAATAAGACAGCTGCAGCTCATATCTGCTCAAAACCATCAACTGAAGCTGAAATCTTATGTCCACCTTTTACTTCTTTtcctccttttcctttttcttcatcTCCTGGTTGTGGTCACCCTTCTTTTCAAATCCAATGTTCACCTTCACATGCTCTCATTTCAGTCAATAACTTCACTTTCTCTTTGCTCCATTTTGAGCTTAATTCCTCCACTCTTCTCCTTTCTCCACAAGAATCTGAGTTCAAGAATTGTTCTTTTTCAAGATCCATTTCAATCTCTGGTTCTCCATTTAAGGTCTCTGATTCTTCTTGTTCTAGGCTGTCTGTTTTAAAACCTTGTCCACCTCCAAATCTCCCAAATTGCAGCCACTGTCCAATGCAATGTAAGCTAATCAAGAACCCACTTTCACTACTACATGAATGTGGTTCAAGACATCATTTTGACTCTGATGAAAGATGCCAAAGTGATATTCTTGGATTTCTTGATGATTTCTTGAAAATGGGTATTGAagtagaatatgatgaggatCAAGATTCTTACTTTTCTAGCTGCAAAACTTGTAGAGCTAATAATGGTGCTTGTGGATTCAACTCTTCACACCCCAAGAAACcatttttatgttttcctttatctCAAGTTAGGTATTCACCTCCTTTAATTAGACAAAAAAGTGCTAATCATGTAGTTATGTTATCAATGCTCTTTCTACTTGTGTGTTTTTTAGTTGTTTTCTCAATTGGAACCTTCATTTTTCGTTCAAGAAAAAAGGGTTCAGGTTCAGAAGAAGATCCTACAATAATTTACCTTAGAAGGCATAGGTCTGCTAGTTTACTTCCACCAGTTTTCCCTTACGAAGAACTTGAAAACTCAACAAATCACTTTGATCCTAAGAGGAAATTAGGGGATGGTGGATTTGGTTCTGTGTATTTAGGGAATCTTGAAGATGGTAGGCTTGTTGCTGTTAAGCATTTGCATAAGCATTCTCCAGCTGGGGCTAAAGCTTTTTCAACAAAGTCATTCTGTAATGAAATCTTGATTTTGTCATCAATTAACCACCCAAGTTTAGTCAAACTTCATGGCTATTGTAGTGATCCAAGAGGGCTACTTTTGGTTTATGACTATGTTCCAAATGGTACACTTGCTGACCATCTTCATGGAAACAAGAATTTGTACAAAAAGGGTTGTTTAACTTGGAGTTTAAGAGTTGATATTGCACTGCAAATAGCTATGGCAATTGAGTACTTGCATTTCTCTGTTGTTCCACCTATAGTACATAGAGATATTACTTCAACCAACATTTTTGTTGAAAAAGATATGAGGGTTAAAGTTGGTGATTTTGGGCTTTCAAGACTCTTAGTATGCACTGATGCAACAGTTGCTTCTGGTGATTCTACTGGTGAAGTTTGGACAGGTCCACAAGGAACTCCTGGTTATTTGGATCCTGATTATCACAAGTCATTTAGATTGAATGAAAAGAGTGATATATATAGTTTTGGGGTTGTGTTGTTGGAATTAATAACAGGGATGAAAGCTGTGGACCAAAAGAGGGAGAAGAGGGAAATGGCATTGGCTGATATGGTAGTTTCAAGAATCCAAATGGGGTTGCTGCAGCAAGTTGTGGACCCTGTTTTGGTGGTGGATGGAGAAGCGATGGAAGGGGTTGGTGCGGTGGCGGAGCTCGCGTTCCGGTGCGTAGCGGCCGATAAGGATGATCGGCCTGATTCAAGGGATGTGGTGGCAGAGTTGAGACGGATAAGGGGAAGGGCAAGAGGAGTTGgaagtggtggtggtggtggtataTTGAGGACTTCAAATTCTAGTAACATGGTGGTTCCTGATGGACTAGGATTAATCAACTAA